In one Macaca nemestrina isolate mMacNem1 chromosome 2, mMacNem.hap1, whole genome shotgun sequence genomic region, the following are encoded:
- the LOC139361752 gene encoding large ribosomal subunit protein eL19-like, protein MSMLRLQKRLASSVLRCGKKKVWLDPNETNEIANANSRQQIRKLIKDGLIIRKPVTVHSRVQCRKNTLARRKGRHMGIGKRKGTANA, encoded by the coding sequence ATGAGTATGCTCAGGCTTCAGAAGAGGCTCGCCTCTAGTGTCCTCCGCTGTGGCAAGAAGAAGGTCTGGTTAGACCCCAATGAGACCAATGAAATCGCCAATGCCAACTCCCGTCAGCAGATCCGAAAGCTGATCAAAGATGGGCTGATCATCCGCAAGCCTGTGACCGTCCATTCCCGGGTGCAATGCCGGAAAAATACCTTGGCCCGCCGGAAGGGCAGGCACATGGGCATAGGTAAGCGGAAGGGTACAGCCAATGCCTGA